The Deinococcus arcticus genome has a segment encoding these proteins:
- a CDS encoding M48 family metallopeptidase, with product MTVQRSGRRRTVALQVAPGAVTLYAPARLTAAQLQTILDTRRDWVARHLAEFAARPAGRPAPHEGQRLPFLGEDLQLRLSPAVRAPLRDGQQLILPAAGPEAALEIWTRRACAAPYRTLVAHYAARLGAADRLGRVTVSGARTRWGSCAARGDIRLHWKLSRAPLPVLHYVALHEAAHLLELNHSARYWAHVARVMPDWAAHRVWLKAYGHTL from the coding sequence GTGACCGTCCAGCGCAGCGGGCGCCGCCGCACGGTCGCCCTGCAGGTGGCGCCCGGCGCGGTTACCCTGTATGCCCCCGCCCGCCTGACAGCCGCGCAGCTGCAGACGATTCTGGACACCCGGCGCGACTGGGTGGCCCGGCACCTGGCAGAGTTTGCCGCGCGCCCCGCTGGGCGGCCGGCGCCCCACGAGGGCCAGCGGTTGCCGTTTCTGGGCGAGGACTTGCAGCTGCGCCTGAGCCCGGCGGTGCGCGCGCCGCTGCGCGACGGACAGCAGCTGATCCTGCCAGCCGCTGGGCCCGAGGCCGCCCTGGAAATCTGGACGCGCCGGGCCTGTGCCGCGCCCTACCGGACCCTGGTGGCGCATTACGCAGCCCGCCTGGGCGCGGCTGACCGCCTGGGCCGCGTGACCGTCAGTGGCGCCCGCACCCGCTGGGGCAGCTGCGCGGCCAGGGGCGACATCCGCCTGCACTGGAAACTCAGCCGCGCGCCGCTGCCGGTCCTGCATTACGTGGCCCTCCATGAGGCGGCGCATCTGCTGGAACTCAACCACTCGGCGCGCTATTGGGCCCACGTGGCCCGGGTCATGCCTGACTGGGCGGCGCACCGGGTGTGGCTCAAGGCGTACGGCCACACCCTCTGA
- a CDS encoding PQQ-dependent sugar dehydrogenase — protein MPRLLPALSALLLAAVLPGPAAAQAPRVSFSPFVSGLNQVTAITHAGDGSGRLFIAQQDGRVRVVQGGRVQPQLFADLRALTRAGGERGLLGLAFDPAYKTNRRLYVHYTDRNGDTVLARYVAAAGGQQVNPGSAQTLFTAQQPYPNHNGGQLAFGPDGFLYLGLGDGGSGGDPQNNGQNLASPLGKILRFDVRGAAAKPAPGNPFLTRSGANPNIWAYGLRNPWRFSFDRQTGDLIIADVGQNAFEEIDWQPRASRGGENYGWRVREGRQCFEDGCKPGDYVEPVLVYGRQEGQSVTGGYVYRGSAIPTLRGQYVFADFASGTVWAARMTGRNWTKSTLGKVGGPSTFGEDERGELYVAEYSSGRILKLVRGN, from the coding sequence ATGCCGCGCCTGTTGCCCGCCCTGAGTGCCCTGCTGCTCGCTGCTGTGCTGCCCGGTCCGGCAGCCGCCCAGGCCCCCCGCGTCAGTTTCAGTCCCTTTGTCAGTGGCCTGAACCAGGTCACGGCCATCACCCACGCCGGGGACGGTTCGGGGCGCCTGTTCATTGCGCAGCAGGACGGCCGCGTGCGGGTGGTGCAGGGCGGGCGGGTGCAGCCCCAGCTGTTTGCCGACCTGCGCGCCCTGACCCGCGCCGGGGGTGAACGTGGCCTGCTGGGCCTGGCCTTCGATCCGGCCTACAAGACCAACCGGCGCCTGTACGTGCACTACACCGACCGCAACGGCGATACGGTGCTGGCACGTTACGTGGCGGCGGCCGGCGGGCAGCAGGTGAACCCGGGCAGTGCCCAGACCCTGTTCACTGCCCAGCAGCCCTACCCCAACCACAACGGCGGGCAGCTGGCGTTTGGCCCGGACGGCTTTCTGTATCTGGGCCTGGGCGACGGCGGCTCTGGGGGCGATCCACAGAATAATGGTCAGAATCTGGCCTCGCCCCTGGGCAAGATCCTGCGCTTTGATGTGCGGGGTGCGGCGGCCAAACCTGCCCCCGGCAATCCGTTCCTGACCCGCAGCGGCGCCAACCCCAACATCTGGGCGTATGGCCTGCGCAATCCATGGCGCTTTTCCTTTGACCGCCAGACCGGCGACCTGATCATTGCCGATGTGGGCCAGAACGCCTTCGAGGAGATTGACTGGCAGCCCCGCGCAAGCCGGGGCGGCGAGAACTACGGCTGGCGCGTGCGAGAGGGCCGGCAGTGCTTTGAAGACGGCTGCAAGCCCGGCGATTACGTGGAGCCGGTGCTGGTGTACGGCCGTCAGGAAGGCCAGAGTGTCACCGGCGGATACGTGTACCGGGGAAGCGCCATTCCCACGCTCAGGGGCCAGTACGTCTTTGCCGACTTCGCGTCCGGTACAGTCTGGGCCGCGCGCATGACGGGCCGTAACTGGACCAAGAGCACGCTGGGCAAGGTGGGCGGCCCCAGCACCTTCGGTGAGGACGAACGCGGCGAACTGTACGTGGCGGAATACAGCAGCGGGCGAATTCTGAAGCTGGTACGGGGGAACTGA
- a CDS encoding adenylate kinase, which yields MQRVIVIGTSGSGKTTLARALAARLGVPHGEQDAWNHLAGWQEAPLPQFRAQVAAFTAQPRWVMDGNYSRARDIGWARADTIVWLDYPAPVVLGRVLRRTVWRVLTRQELWNGNRETLRGALSAEGPVRWAMRTHWRRRGETVALAAAHPHLQLIRLRSPAQAGRWLRAQFPGPATRSAAGGDR from the coding sequence ATGCAGCGCGTGATCGTGATCGGCACTTCCGGGAGCGGCAAAACGACCCTGGCGCGGGCCCTGGCGGCCCGGCTGGGGGTCCCACACGGCGAGCAGGACGCCTGGAACCACCTGGCCGGCTGGCAGGAAGCGCCGCTCCCACAGTTCCGCGCGCAGGTGGCCGCGTTTACCGCGCAGCCCCGCTGGGTCATGGACGGCAATTACAGCCGGGCCCGCGACATCGGCTGGGCGCGGGCCGATACCATTGTGTGGCTGGATTATCCGGCCCCCGTGGTTCTTGGCCGGGTGCTGCGGCGCACCGTCTGGCGGGTGCTCACGCGCCAGGAACTGTGGAACGGTAACCGCGAGACGCTGCGCGGCGCCCTGAGCGCCGAGGGGCCAGTGCGCTGGGCCATGCGGACCCACTGGCGGCGGCGCGGCGAAACCGTGGCGCTGGCGGCGGCCCATCCCCACCTGCAGCTCATTCGCCTGCGGTCGCCGGCCCAGGCCGGGCGGTGGCTCAGGGCGCAGTTCCCGGGGCCTGCCACTCGGTCAGCAGCGGGCGGTGATCGCTGA